In a genomic window of Gemmatimonas sp.:
- a CDS encoding DUF1592 domain-containing protein: MKVLLAWSGITATVTMVSSLLTPNPVPAVRDRAPARPAAGGVAATHPVLSRSITPTRAPAKFGARGVAIAALDSTVQKYCGSCHNPTMRRGNLNLRGYSLATATESDATEKIIRKLRAEMMPPPGSKRPGGDTLLALAETLEQTMDARPINPGTRSFQRLNRAEYERVVRDLLGLDVTAGDWLPLDQKSANFDNISDVQALSPTLLEGYLNAASAVSRMAIGDRKAGLAQVLYKTSPFTSQHPWDQVEGTPYGTRGGMVIKHTFPADGIYQLRVNVGGGVGRPIEDVDVSIDGERVALLRYDRGVNRNSESADLPLGADYLLTEPLTITGGQRTVSVSFVKKVDGPYEDLIKPHEWSRASQGNGSAGTTEPAYLMDVLITGPTKILGLSSSPSRRKLLTCAPTAPAAQRVCAQSILERVATRAYRRPLTETDRAALMKFYDTGAKTGGVEGFEDGVRLGLQAVLASPHFIFRFERTPAGVAEGKDFRIDDLELATRLSFFIWSTIPDERLLTLARQKRLSQPVVFNAEVKRMLADPRAEALSTRFAAQWLRLQDLEKVKPDAFLFPDFDQLLANAMQKETELFFEDMVRRDRSVLTAFTAESTFVNERLAKHYGIPSVSGTHFRKVAYADDQRRGVLGHGSVLVQTSLGNRTSPVLRGKWVMEVLLGAPPPPPPPNVPDLEQTAGAKDGKQLTTRERMEMHRDNPTCKSCHNFMDPIGLALDNFDVTGKLRYRENGAQLDTRGNLYDGTPITTTADLTKALLKRPLPLMRNFTENLMAYALGRRVEDHDMTTVRAIVRDAAKQNYRMSAFVIGVVNSKAFQSKRAEPVAADANQN, from the coding sequence GCTCACCCCCAATCCGGTCCCCGCAGTTCGTGATCGCGCGCCCGCCCGTCCCGCCGCTGGCGGCGTGGCAGCGACGCATCCGGTGCTGTCGCGTTCCATAACCCCCACGCGCGCGCCGGCGAAATTCGGTGCGCGCGGCGTGGCGATCGCCGCGCTCGACAGCACGGTGCAGAAGTACTGTGGCTCCTGCCACAACCCCACCATGCGCCGCGGCAATCTCAACCTGCGCGGCTACAGCCTCGCGACAGCCACCGAGAGCGACGCCACCGAAAAGATCATTCGCAAGCTGCGCGCGGAGATGATGCCCCCGCCGGGTTCCAAGCGCCCCGGCGGCGATACACTCCTCGCCCTCGCGGAAACGCTCGAGCAGACCATGGACGCGCGTCCCATCAACCCGGGGACACGCTCCTTCCAGCGACTCAATCGTGCCGAGTACGAGCGCGTGGTGCGCGACCTGCTTGGGCTCGACGTGACCGCCGGTGACTGGCTGCCGCTCGACCAGAAGAGCGCCAACTTCGACAACATCTCCGACGTGCAGGCGCTCTCCCCCACGCTGCTCGAGGGCTACCTCAACGCGGCGTCGGCGGTGAGCCGCATGGCGATCGGCGATCGCAAGGCGGGGCTGGCGCAGGTGCTCTACAAGACCTCGCCCTTCACCTCGCAGCACCCGTGGGACCAGGTCGAAGGCACGCCCTATGGCACGCGCGGCGGTATGGTGATCAAGCACACCTTCCCGGCCGACGGCATCTATCAACTGCGGGTGAACGTGGGCGGCGGTGTGGGGCGCCCCATCGAGGATGTCGACGTCTCCATCGATGGCGAGCGCGTGGCGCTGCTGCGCTACGACCGCGGCGTCAATCGCAACAGCGAGTCGGCCGACCTGCCGCTCGGTGCCGACTACCTGCTCACCGAACCGCTCACCATCACCGGCGGCCAGCGCACGGTGAGCGTGAGCTTCGTGAAGAAGGTGGACGGTCCGTACGAGGATCTCATCAAGCCGCATGAGTGGTCGCGGGCCTCACAGGGCAACGGGTCCGCCGGCACCACCGAGCCGGCGTATCTCATGGACGTGCTCATCACGGGGCCCACCAAGATCCTCGGGCTCTCGAGTTCGCCCAGCCGCCGCAAGCTCCTGACCTGCGCTCCCACCGCGCCGGCGGCGCAGCGTGTCTGCGCGCAGAGCATCCTCGAGCGGGTGGCCACGCGCGCCTACCGCCGCCCGCTCACCGAGACCGATCGCGCGGCGCTCATGAAGTTCTACGACACCGGCGCCAAGACGGGCGGCGTGGAGGGCTTCGAGGATGGTGTGCGCCTCGGCCTGCAGGCCGTGCTTGCCAGCCCGCACTTCATCTTCCGCTTCGAGCGCACGCCCGCCGGGGTGGCCGAAGGGAAGGATTTCCGCATCGACGATCTCGAGTTGGCCACGCGCCTCTCGTTCTTCATCTGGAGCACGATCCCCGACGAGCGCCTGCTCACCCTGGCCCGGCAGAAGCGCCTGTCGCAGCCGGTGGTGTTCAATGCCGAAGTGAAGCGCATGCTCGCCGACCCGCGTGCCGAGGCGCTGAGCACGCGCTTCGCCGCGCAATGGTTGCGCCTGCAGGATCTCGAGAAGGTGAAGCCCGACGCGTTCCTCTTCCCCGACTTCGACCAGCTGCTCGCCAACGCGATGCAGAAGGAAACGGAGCTGTTCTTCGAGGACATGGTGCGCCGGGACCGCAGCGTGCTCACCGCCTTCACCGCCGAGTCCACGTTCGTGAACGAGCGGCTGGCCAAGCACTACGGCATTCCCAGTGTCAGTGGCACGCACTTCCGCAAGGTGGCGTACGCCGACGATCAGCGCCGTGGCGTGCTCGGTCACGGCAGCGTGCTGGTGCAAACGTCGCTGGGCAACCGCACCTCGCCGGTGCTGCGTGGCAAGTGGGTCATGGAAGTGCTGCTGGGCGCGCCGCCGCCACCGCCGCCGCCCAATGTGCCCGACCTCGAGCAGACCGCGGGGGCGAAGGATGGCAAGCAGCTCACCACGCGTGAGCGCATGGAGATGCACCGCGACAATCCCACGTGCAAGTCGTGCCACAACTTCATGGATCCCATTGGGCTCGCGCTCGACAACTTCGACGTGACCGGCAAGCTCCGCTACCGGGAGAACGGCGCCCAGCTGGACACGCGGGGCAACCTGTACGACGGCACGCCGATCACCACCACGGCGGATCTCACGAAGGCGCTGCTCAAGCGGCCCCTGCCGCTCATGCGGAACTTCACGGAGAACCTCATGGCCTACGCGCTCGGACGTCGCGTGGAAGACCATGACATGACCACGGTGCGCGCGATCGTGCGCGACGCCGCCAAGCAGAACTACCGTATGTCGGCCTTCGTGATCGGTGTGGTGAACAGCAAGGCCTTCCAGAGCAAGCGTGCCGAGCCGGTCGCGGCCGACGCGAACCAGAACTGA